Proteins encoded in a region of the Devosia sp. RR2S18 genome:
- a CDS encoding winged helix-turn-helix transcriptional regulator, whose protein sequence is MRDAQQEAALYVERWNEKASGAITDCPVRGVLDKISDKWSMLLVMTLAGGPRRFNQLRREVPDISQKMLTQTLRDLQRDGMVARRVFDTNPPSVEYRLTSLGESIIVPFGHLIHWASEHHKQIDAARRTFDQPA, encoded by the coding sequence ATGCGCGATGCCCAGCAGGAAGCCGCACTCTATGTGGAGCGCTGGAACGAGAAGGCCTCGGGCGCCATAACCGACTGTCCGGTGCGCGGCGTGCTCGACAAGATCAGCGACAAATGGAGCATGCTGCTGGTGATGACCTTGGCCGGCGGCCCCCGTCGGTTCAACCAGCTACGGCGCGAAGTGCCCGACATTTCACAAAAGATGCTGACGCAAACCCTGCGTGACCTGCAGCGGGACGGCATGGTGGCGCGCCGGGTGTTCGACACCAACCCGCCCTCTGTCGAGTATCGGCTGACGTCGCTCGGCGAGTCGATCATCGTGCCGTTCGGTCATTTGATCCACTGGGCCAGCGAGCACCACAAGCAGATCGACGCCGCACGGCGCACCTTCGACCAGCCTGCCTGA
- a CDS encoding NAD(P)H-binding protein produces MADFTKQSLLVTGASGHLGQLAVEELLARGASRVIAGTRDPAKLERFKSRGVEVRKIDFDDTALAEALVGVDRMLMISTDAIGTRIEQQAYAATAAKAAGVKHIVYTSAPSPRPNAGGGAAIDHYWTEQAIAATGLDFTFMRNHIYAEITLMGAPAALGSGQLFDATDGRGRAYVTRADAARAAAGALLSAEGKSIHDVTGPAAITQEELAALLAELSGKPVTRVGLTGEQLRQGLVASGVPEGMAHVLVAFDRDAAEGYHAVVSDTVERFSGRQPQSVRDFLVDNRAALSA; encoded by the coding sequence ATGGCTGACTTCACCAAACAATCCCTGCTGGTCACCGGCGCGAGCGGTCACCTGGGCCAACTGGCCGTCGAGGAGCTCCTCGCCCGTGGCGCCAGCAGAGTCATCGCTGGCACGCGCGACCCCGCCAAACTTGAGCGGTTCAAGTCCCGCGGCGTCGAGGTGCGCAAGATCGATTTCGACGACACGGCGCTGGCCGAAGCCCTCGTAGGCGTCGATCGCATGCTCATGATCAGCACCGATGCAATCGGCACACGAATCGAGCAGCAGGCTTATGCAGCAACAGCTGCCAAGGCGGCGGGGGTGAAGCATATCGTCTATACCTCCGCGCCCTCGCCGCGACCAAATGCGGGTGGCGGCGCCGCCATCGACCACTACTGGACCGAACAGGCCATCGCCGCGACCGGGCTCGACTTCACCTTCATGCGCAACCACATCTATGCCGAGATCACGCTGATGGGTGCTCCGGCGGCGCTTGGCTCGGGGCAGCTCTTCGATGCGACTGACGGACGTGGCCGGGCCTATGTGACGCGAGCCGATGCGGCCCGTGCGGCTGCCGGAGCCCTGCTCAGTGCCGAGGGCAAATCCATCCATGATGTCACCGGACCCGCAGCCATCACCCAGGAAGAACTGGCGGCGCTATTGGCCGAATTGTCCGGCAAGCCGGTAACTCGCGTAGGCCTGACCGGCGAGCAGTTGCGGCAGGGCTTGGTTGCCTCTGGTGTGCCAGAAGGCATGGCGCATGTCCTTGTCGCCTTCGACCGTGACGCTGCCGAAGGTTACCACGCCGTGGTGAGCGACACGGTGGAGCGCTTCTCCGGTCGGCAGCCGCAATCGGTCCGGGACTTCCTCGTCGACAATCGGGCGGCGCTGAGCGCCTGA
- a CDS encoding aminoglycoside phosphotransferase family protein, which translates to MTEWAARQTLTELIGKVASEGANLQRKTMAGGTEAAETVLFTARYDSNGRKVLRFVVKQLSGRPRREAEIYARLVQQHASKLGPRLLGIHRRGETLLLVIEAVRRKNAWPWRDNASTAGLLREVGRFHAELDGADIRMPEWDYEAELVQAGQSAVEALDRCRYVKELRPLSRDLRPLNRIVEALPRLRGQLLAEKPFHRRPIHGDVHPGNALIRSTSPARPVLLDWGRAREGSPLEDASSMLQSLRLWEPEALSAHDSLIKHYLSGLGMERRLTESVRSAYWVAGASNALAGALTMHLWEALDENRDEQQRAGAAWMAQNWLRVIRRSHAWAL; encoded by the coding sequence TTGACTGAATGGGCCGCGCGCCAGACCCTGACCGAACTAATCGGCAAGGTGGCGAGCGAAGGAGCTAATCTGCAGCGCAAGACCATGGCGGGGGGCACCGAAGCCGCTGAAACGGTCCTCTTTACCGCGCGCTATGACAGCAACGGTCGCAAGGTACTGCGCTTCGTCGTCAAACAACTTTCGGGGCGGCCGCGGCGGGAGGCCGAAATCTATGCGCGCCTGGTGCAACAACACGCCTCCAAGCTCGGGCCGCGCCTGTTGGGCATCCACCGCCGTGGCGAGACCCTGCTGCTGGTGATCGAGGCCGTGCGGCGCAAGAACGCCTGGCCGTGGCGCGACAATGCGTCGACGGCGGGCCTGTTGCGGGAAGTGGGCCGATTCCACGCCGAGTTGGACGGTGCCGATATCCGCATGCCGGAATGGGACTATGAAGCGGAACTGGTGCAAGCCGGCCAAAGTGCGGTCGAGGCGCTGGACCGGTGCCGGTATGTCAAGGAACTGCGCCCGCTCAGTCGTGACTTGCGCCCGCTGAACCGGATCGTTGAAGCCCTGCCGCGGCTGCGCGGACAGTTGCTCGCCGAAAAGCCCTTTCACCGACGTCCCATCCATGGCGATGTGCACCCCGGCAATGCCCTGATCCGCAGCACCAGTCCGGCGCGACCGGTTTTGCTCGACTGGGGCAGGGCCCGGGAGGGCTCGCCACTGGAAGACGCCAGCTCGATGCTCCAGTCGCTGCGGCTTTGGGAACCCGAGGCGCTTAGTGCGCATGACAGCCTCATCAAGCACTATCTTTCGGGACTGGGCATGGAGCGGCGGCTGACCGAAAGCGTGCGCAGCGCCTATTGGGTGGCAGGCGCATCCAATGCCCTGGCAGGCGCACTGACCATGCATTTGTGGGAGGCGCTGGACGAGAACCGGGACGAGCAGCAGCGGGCTGGCGCCGCTTGGATGGCGCAGAATTGGCTCCGGGTGATCCGACGCTCCCACGCCTGGGCGCTCTAG
- a CDS encoding efflux RND transporter permease subunit, with translation MAEGSVFQRAWQRATRDRSIGFGLERLGALTLRHPRIMALLVVLFSVLCFSQIPRANVDGDLLRVYAHSGQHYDAYERLSENFGTFENDIYVLVNSPRLTDPEVLEEIRTLAFDLELNDFAVGTMSPFTLRKPDGDGGSVPAVPEGMTTPEQVAAALADLQQNDPMMRNLITPDLSGVVLIIFPNQEMTRELGNAAMIESLRETVAFYESQDIQIELTGPPLWTSEMLNAAVDDQIKFTVYGFALGAVIALFALRSLTGALLVAATPFLAVMWSMGMILLLFGSFSFLTIIVTTLVLVMAFAESMFFIFNWLAYWRDGDDPSAAVDRTLKLVGPATALTTLTTLVAFASLYVSPGQGVQEFALAGALGCVIMFVCLMTVMPLLLKAAVRLGFKLPKAPNFALNAPVPLAWKLATTAGRPVTILSVLLVILLLVPFFVIQPRFSFEDYVANESSALTAAESIDEGVGGVAPLYVRVPLVENDPNIGPADYETLRIVHEIVEGELGDNKVISAASMTNYTESGFTREQVLSAVGPFMRKRFVTDDGSQGLVTGFMPTVIESGKLKELVATIENQIAAAGIEGAEVGGFRVLTTFATDDIVRSLQASLTASVLINLVLIGIAFGSFRIALASTVPNVFPILGTVGYLWATGAGLQLTTVIALTIAFGIAVNDTIHFLSHYMHGRRNEGLGHLASVEHTLKRIGGAIVATTVILCAGTIIVAFSALPQVALFGTLFVLSLGLALVGDLFMLPSILVGGGKFFERLRGTKEDKTKSGATPVEPERTS, from the coding sequence TTGGCCGAAGGTTCAGTTTTTCAGCGCGCTTGGCAGCGGGCCACGCGCGATCGGTCCATCGGCTTTGGTCTGGAGCGGCTCGGCGCCCTCACCCTGCGCCACCCGCGCATCATGGCGCTGCTGGTGGTGCTCTTCAGCGTTCTCTGCTTCTCGCAGATCCCCCGCGCCAATGTCGACGGCGACCTCTTGCGCGTCTACGCCCATTCGGGCCAGCACTATGATGCCTATGAGCGGCTGTCGGAGAATTTCGGCACCTTTGAGAACGACATCTATGTGCTGGTCAACTCGCCGCGGCTGACCGATCCCGAAGTGCTCGAGGAGATCCGCACCCTCGCGTTCGATCTCGAGCTCAACGACTTTGCCGTGGGCACCATGTCGCCCTTCACCTTGCGCAAGCCCGACGGCGACGGCGGCTCCGTTCCGGCAGTGCCCGAGGGCATGACCACCCCCGAGCAGGTGGCAGCGGCCCTAGCCGATTTGCAGCAGAACGACCCCATGATGCGCAACCTCATCACGCCCGATCTATCCGGCGTGGTGCTGATTATCTTCCCCAATCAGGAGATGACGCGCGAACTGGGCAATGCGGCGATGATCGAGAGCCTGCGCGAAACCGTCGCCTTCTACGAGAGCCAGGACATTCAGATCGAGCTGACCGGGCCCCCGCTCTGGACCTCCGAAATGCTCAATGCGGCGGTCGATGACCAGATCAAGTTCACCGTCTATGGCTTCGCGCTGGGCGCGGTCATTGCGCTTTTTGCCCTCCGCTCGTTGACCGGCGCGCTTCTTGTGGCCGCCACGCCGTTCCTGGCGGTGATGTGGTCGATGGGCATGATCCTGCTCCTCTTCGGCTCGTTCAGCTTTCTTACCATCATCGTGACAACGCTGGTGCTGGTGATGGCCTTTGCCGAGTCGATGTTCTTCATCTTCAACTGGCTCGCCTATTGGCGCGACGGCGATGACCCCAGCGCGGCCGTCGACCGGACGCTCAAATTGGTCGGCCCCGCCACCGCGCTCACCACGCTTACGACGCTGGTGGCCTTCGCCTCGCTCTATGTCTCGCCCGGCCAAGGCGTGCAGGAATTCGCACTGGCGGGTGCGCTGGGCTGCGTCATCATGTTCGTGTGCCTGATGACGGTGATGCCGCTGCTGCTCAAGGCGGCTGTCCGGCTCGGGTTCAAGCTGCCCAAGGCACCGAACTTTGCCCTCAACGCGCCCGTGCCGCTGGCCTGGAAGCTGGCGACCACAGCCGGCAGGCCGGTCACCATCCTCTCCGTGCTCCTCGTCATCCTCCTGCTGGTGCCGTTCTTCGTCATCCAGCCGCGTTTCTCCTTTGAGGACTATGTCGCCAACGAGTCCTCCGCGCTCACCGCTGCCGAGAGCATCGATGAAGGCGTGGGTGGCGTGGCGCCGCTTTATGTCCGCGTGCCGCTCGTCGAGAACGATCCCAATATCGGCCCGGCCGACTACGAGACACTGCGCATCGTCCACGAAATCGTCGAAGGCGAGCTGGGTGACAACAAGGTCATCTCGGCGGCCAGCATGACCAACTACACCGAGAGCGGCTTCACGCGCGAACAGGTGCTGAGCGCCGTCGGCCCCTTCATGCGCAAGCGCTTCGTGACCGATGATGGCTCGCAGGGCCTCGTCACCGGCTTCATGCCGACCGTCATCGAGAGCGGCAAGCTCAAGGAGCTCGTCGCCACCATCGAGAACCAGATCGCGGCGGCCGGCATCGAGGGCGCCGAAGTGGGTGGCTTCCGCGTGCTCACCACCTTCGCTACCGACGACATCGTGCGCTCGCTCCAGGCCTCGCTGACCGCCAGCGTCCTCATCAATCTGGTGCTGATCGGCATTGCCTTTGGCAGCTTCCGCATCGCCCTGGCCTCGACGGTGCCCAATGTCTTCCCGATCCTGGGCACAGTCGGCTATCTCTGGGCGACCGGCGCGGGGCTGCAATTGACCACGGTGATCGCGCTGACGATCGCCTTCGGCATTGCGGTCAACGACACCATCCACTTCCTCTCCCACTACATGCATGGGCGGCGGAACGAAGGGCTGGGTCACCTCGCCTCGGTGGAGCATACGCTCAAGCGCATTGGCGGAGCGATCGTCGCCACCACCGTCATCCTGTGCGCCGGCACGATCATCGTCGCCTTCTCGGCACTCCCCCAGGTGGCGCTGTTTGGCACGCTCTTCGTGCTGTCGCTGGGCCTGGCGCTGGTCGGCGACCTCTTCATGCTGCCGTCCATCCTGGTGGGTGGGGGCAAGTTCTTCGAGCGGCTGCGCGGCACCAAGGAAGATAAAACGAAGTCTGGTGCCACGCCGGTCGAACCAGAGCGGACCAGCTGA